The region GGAGCACAAATTAGAATCCTTATGAGAGCTATTACTGCAATCAAGTCCACTTTATACACCTTCCCTAATATTGCTTCACTGATAGTATTTCTTAGGCAAGATTATACCTGGTGTTTTCATAAAACACATGCAAAGCACCCAAAAAGACAAagggtttggattttatttttaatacactaATActacaaaattgttttaaaagaagtgtctctttttccttttgcttttaactGCCATTGATAAAAGCATAACTgccaagaaaactttttttttttttaaatagggtcAGGGCCTCTAAAGAGTCAAGTAAGGTAAATTGTTTCCTCCCTTGTAGCTGAAATTGCTATGTTGTTTTAAACTTCCAGCTCCAAATTAATGAACAGTTTTCTCTGTAGTGTAAGAATGGGTTTGGCAGTGTGAAGATCAGAGCAATCTCTTCTTCATTAAATTGGGCAAAGAGTACtcactggttctcaaactgttAAATGGATATTAGGGTTTTTAATGAATGGAACATTTATTTTTGTGCCAGCTCAACTAACAACATTGACATGATTAGCATACATTTTGGCAACCGTTCTAGCGCAAGGTGTTAGAAAAAAGGGGCTTTTATCTTTGAGCTTAATTTACTTTAACTTTCctggttatatatatttttaaagtgaatgaGATGTTTTTGTAAAGGAAATCTTGGCACAAGAAGTTATTCAGAAATATGTCCTTTTATTAATGTTACAGGCATTTTTTTCATGCTAGAGATGAAATCCATACCCCAAACACATGAACCTTCTTCAAactcataaaagaataaaatgttttgttatttatACTGATAATTAAATCATTGCATTTgtagaggacttttttttttttaatggtgctaCTTGTTTCACATGTATTTCTTCCCTGTAAAAGAGAGAAATCAGATATAAAAATGACTGGTGGAGGATGGTTTCCTCCATTGCTCTATATCAATTATGAATGAAAAGTTTGGGGAGTTAAATGTTCTTACTTTCTTAGCTCAGTGGCCTCTCATAAAAAAGGaatttccaataaaaatatatttcctttttgtaaCAAACACTACTGCCTCAtatgcttattattttatttattaaaattctcaaattgaagaaaacaagaaaatgagtTAATACCTATTCAAAAGGTCTTGAGTTTTTGTATTcaattctttttttgcaatgtgtttttattttaaaatttattgaaagcaCTTGTAACACAGCTAACAGAGGATTTGTTATAAGTATGTATTAAAATGAGTGTTTATAATTGATTCTAAGTCATAATAAAttaatatgcatatacacatgcatGGGTGTAAATTTTCATGTGAACTTCTATCAAACACATAGGCATActctttttctattatatatatatacatatatatatatgtgtgtgtgtgtctatatatgtcTATAACTACAcatgtatttaataataatttaccaAATGTTTAATTAAGTAATGAATTAGTTTAATATAAACGTTAGCATAACAGAATATTTAGTTTACCCACATTTACCTCTAAAAGCAAATGAATGCCATTAACAGGAGCTTCAGTAAAAGAACAAGCCCATGTTcaaatataaaacagtaaaaatgagaaagaaattatgaaaatatataccTTTAATTTGCAGACATAGAAACACTTTTGGTACAGTACAGACACATGATGCCTAAAAGTAGAATGATCCAGTTTAAGCTAACACTTATTCTTTGTTTACAAAGATAATTTTGCTATAGctctcatataaaataaaatttccagctCACACATGGAAGTGAAGATGATCAATCACTGATAAACCAGCTTGCTTCACTGCAAAGTGTTCAGTAAAAGctaaattatcaaagaaatctGCTGCTGGGCTTACAAATAAACTCTTGGACCTAATCCAAAGCCAAAGAAAGGAAGCCAGAACCGGTAGCCAACAAacctaaacaacaacaaaaagataagtAAAACTTTCATAGAAAAGGTCCAGCTAAAACAACCAGTAGTGTCCACCAGCTTctagaataattttgttttaataagatttttctttttttctgtaacacATGAGTTTAAGTATATAAGAATCTAATACATAACCCAAGTATAGAACACTACTGACAAGTTGTGAAAGCATGAAAATGTCATGAACACCTATGAAGCAACTAAGATTGAAACATATCTTTGCTTCTGACTGTTTCTCTTGCACATAATTTCTAGttacattttctttaagaaagaatatatatattttcccttgtAATAATAACAAGTGCAGTGGTAAAGCAAACAGAAAGCAACCAGAGTACACAGAAGGCGAATTAATCTTCAGCGTGTCAGATCTTTAACACATGGCAAAGCGTTTATCCTTGCTAAAAAAGAATTGCGCTTCTTTGTGAAGTCTTCTCTTTCAAATTATACATTATGCACTTGTGAGGTAATAAACATTCTGTTTacaaatgcatttcttttcttttttgtcatacaTTTAAGTGGGGTGACATTCCATTTACTTTAATTTCATCTTTGTTTAAtgttaaaaacaatatatttaaaatagactcTTTCATTAATTTCATGTACAACTGTCATGTACAATACCTTAAAAGAGTTCCCTGCAAAGGAGCAGCTGATGCCCTCTTGTGGTTAAAGGACTTTTTTAGCCAAAAATGCAATGTACCATTTTCTTACCTTATTCCCGGGTTTTAACAATCATCTGCTTGGTGTATGAAAGCTGCAAATCATGTCCAAGCTTTTTTTATAACAGTTCCAAAGCTGTTAGTaccaattttcattaaaaaaatgctgTACACATTTTATAACCTctgattttgaatttaaaaacttGTAAACAGCTATTTACAATACAGTACAAGTTATAAATTAGATGTCCAACACTCTTTGGGTGGTGAAGACTCTCCAAAGTCAGTTAAAACATCTCTGTTActccacagcaaaaaaaaaaaaaaaaaaaaaaaatcaaatattagaAATATCCATTGGTTTCCTCTCTCTCATATGCaagtcaatttttccttttaatggaaTTTGTACTCCCAAATTTTCATCCTCCCTGTGATGCCTTTTCCCTCTCAAACAGATATATATGCCCATCCCTGTTACGAGAGTGATAGAACCCAAGCTTATTACAGACAGAGCTACTAAGGTGGGCATACAAGACACAGGCTCAACTTTCCTATGAGTCGGTTCTATGGAGATCTGTGGTTCTTTCTCCTCTATGTTAATTTCTGGTTCCTTTCTTAAAAGACTCTCAATGTAGCTCTCATTACTGACAGTGTCATTGACAAATAGGTTCACCATGACCgtggaatggagaggttcgggaTAACCATGATCACTCACTTTCACCAGTAAACGATGGAGCCCATAATCTGTCTGCAGCAATGCCTCTTCCAAAGTAATGTTGCCAGTTTTAGAGTCAATCCTAAATGACTCAGGCCTAGGACCTCTTCTCCCTATGATGCTGTAAGCTATGACAGCATTCATGCCTGTGTCTTTGTCAATTGCATAGACCTCTGTAACTGGGGAGCCAGGGAGAGTAGAAGGTAAAACCAAGAGGTAAGACATGTTAGATTGAGGAAATAAAACAAGAGGTGGGTTGTCGTTGATATCTAGAAGGAGAATTGTGATTTTTGTGGTAGAGGACAGGGGAGGCTCACCTCCATCAACAGCTTCAACCCACAAAGTATAGGAGCTTTGCTGCTCTCTGTCCAAAGAGACTTTGGCTCTCAGCGTGCCCTTTCCTGTGTCTATGACAAAAATATCACTCTGGTTCACCACGGAGAGGGCAACCCATCCATTTTGCCCAGCATCGGCATCTGTTACACTAATTATTCCAATTTCACCATATCCTGGAAAGTTTTCTGGCACAAAGAAGCTGAAGTCCTTGTTGATGAACCTAGGACTGTTGTCATTTTTATCCAACACTGTGATAGCCACGGTGGCTACTGATTCTTTGGGTGGTTTCCCAGAGTCAACAGCTCTGACTGTGTActtgtacttttctttctcttctcgaTCCAGCTGAGTAGAAACTGTCAGAACTCCTGTGACACTGTCTAAGGAAAAGTATGATGGAGCATCAGGTCCCAGAAAATATGAAACTTGTCCCCTCTCTCCACTGTCAGCATCTGTAGCATCTAGCTTAGTCAAAAAGGCATTGGGTGAGTTGTTTTCTTCAATGGTTAGTTCCACCAAGGGTTGAAGGAAAATAGGAGCATTATCATTGTCATCTAAAAGTTgcactttaatcatttttttgaCATGAAATCCCTCAGAGTTCCAGGCTACCACAGCTATTTCATAGAACTGCTGTAGCTCATAATCCATAGGTTTTGTGGTTTCTAGCAGATATTCATTACTGTATGGTTTGTAGGGTGATAACCTAAATGGTCCTTCACCATCCAAGTAGCAGTTCACCTTGTATTTACCTTCTGGATCTCTTATGGTGAAAAATGCAATTGGAGTTTTAACAGGTTCCAGTTCTTTCAGGTAAACAATACCATCTATCTCATTCGCTATATAACGAGGGACAATTTCAGGTGGTCTGAAAATGACTTTGATAATGGTCACCAGGGCAGTTATCATAGCAGGGATGCAGCCTGGCCCATTAGCAAGAATGGTGAGCTTGTGTGTTTGCAGAACACTTCCCCCAATCTTACTGAAAAGTTTAATGACTCCAGTGTTTTCATCCAGATGGAATAAATCCTTGGATACTTGTGGAACTTTCTGGCTATAAGAGTAGGTGACCTGAGCATTGTTTCCCAAGTCTCTGTCCACAGCCTGGACAGCTGCAATCGGTGTGCCCACTGTAGCATTCCCATACACAGTGGCATTGATTTGTGAGTCTGTGAAGAGAGGGCAATTGTCATTAATATCACTTATGCCAATGGTGAGGGTGGCACTGCCCACCAGTGGTGGAGACCCACCATCCTCAGCTATGATGATGCTCACATACTGGTCCTGGGTCTCCCTGTCCAACAGTCCCATGACAATTAGGTAGGGGGTTCGCTCCCCATTCTCATTCTCCTCCACGTCCAGGGTGAACATACGATGGTAGTCCAGCAAGCGGTAGGTCTGAACTCCGTTAGTGCCTATATCTCGGTCCATGGCAGGATGCTCTATGGCCAGCCGGGTGTTTACAGGTGCATTTTCTGGGACCCAAACCGATATTTCGGAAACAGGGAACTGTGGGGCATTGTCATTGATGTCCCGGATAGCGATTTTCACCTTCACAAACCTAAAGTATTCCTGAGGCAGGACCAGTACGTCCAGAAGCAAAAGACAAGAGTCAGCGGAAGGCGAAGAGGAGATGGAAATGCTGCCCCGCCAGGCAGCCCCTCCACCTCCTTCAAGACACAGGGCCTCCCTGTCGATCTCCTGGGCAGAAGTGTGCAGCTCTCCGGAGCGATTGTCTAGGATCACGTACTGGCCACTCAGTCCCTGGGAGGCCAGgctgaaggagagaggagggttCCGCTCGGCGCCGCTGTGCTCCGGGGGCTGCGACTGCGGGTCCTGCCTCCCTGCTCCGTGCACCAGCCGCAGGTCCTCGGCCAGGCTGCCGATGAGCACCCCCGCGGGCAGTCCCTCGTTCAGGCTGTACAGAAGCTCCGTGGCCCGGCTGTAACTCGCCAGGCAGTTGAAGGGTCCCACGAAGAGGAAAAACAGAAGCAGATGCTGAACGTGGAGGGTGGAGAGAAGGCTTATTACACACACGCGGAAAACACAGAGCTTGGAGTCAGAACCATTGCCCTGGGATCATTCT is a window of Delphinus delphis chromosome 18, mDelDel1.2, whole genome shotgun sequence DNA encoding:
- the PCDH20 gene encoding protocadherin-20; its protein translation is MRGRGDARSSRALPVSWRPATWHPRLDMGRLSRSRSSTSHRNLPHLLLFFLFVGPFNCLASYSRATELLYSLNEGLPAGVLIGSLAEDLRLVHGAGRQDPQSQPPEHSGAERNPPLSFSLASQGLSGQYVILDNRSGELHTSAQEIDREALCLEGGGGAAWRGSISISSSPSADSCLLLLDVLVLPQEYFRFVKVKIAIRDINDNAPQFPVSEISVWVPENAPVNTRLAIEHPAMDRDIGTNGVQTYRLLDYHRMFTLDVEENENGERTPYLIVMGLLDRETQDQYVSIIIAEDGGSPPLVGSATLTIGISDINDNCPLFTDSQINATVYGNATVGTPIAAVQAVDRDLGNNAQVTYSYSQKVPQVSKDLFHLDENTGVIKLFSKIGGSVLQTHKLTILANGPGCIPAMITALVTIIKVIFRPPEIVPRYIANEIDGIVYLKELEPVKTPIAFFTIRDPEGKYKVNCYLDGEGPFRLSPYKPYSNEYLLETTKPMDYELQQFYEIAVVAWNSEGFHVKKMIKVQLLDDNDNAPIFLQPLVELTIEENNSPNAFLTKLDATDADSGERGQVSYFLGPDAPSYFSLDSVTGVLTVSTQLDREEKEKYKYTVRAVDSGKPPKESVATVAITVLDKNDNSPRFINKDFSFFVPENFPGYGEIGIISVTDADAGQNGWVALSVVNQSDIFVIDTGKGTLRAKVSLDREQQSSYTLWVEAVDGGEPPLSSTTKITILLLDINDNPPLVLFPQSNMSYLLVLPSTLPGSPVTEVYAIDKDTGMNAVIAYSIIGRRGPRPESFRIDSKTGNITLEEALLQTDYGLHRLLVKVSDHGYPEPLHSTVMVNLFVNDTVSNESYIESLLRKEPEINIEEKEPQISIEPTHRKVEPVSCMPTLVALSVISLGSITLVTGMGIYICLRGKRHHREDENLGVQIPLKGKIDLHMRERKPMDISNI